One region of Bacillus pumilus genomic DNA includes:
- a CDS encoding YigZ family protein yields MLHRYLTVKSRGEHEIVIEKSRFICHIQRAVSEEEAQAFIQSIKKQHWNATHNCSAYLIGEHDLIQKANDDGEPSGTAGVPMLEVLKKRKLKDTVVVVTRYFGGIKLGAGGLIRAYGKSVSEAINHVGMVERCLMRTMHTTIDYTWLGKVENELRASSFQLKEIHYAEDVIFETYVEETQTEQFIEWMTELTNGKSVTKEGELIYLEKDIGPIKETDEWHNE; encoded by the coding sequence TTGCTGCATCGCTATCTTACAGTAAAAAGTCGTGGCGAGCATGAGATCGTCATTGAAAAATCACGTTTTATTTGTCATATACAGCGTGCTGTCTCAGAAGAAGAAGCACAAGCATTTATACAATCCATTAAAAAACAACATTGGAATGCCACACATAATTGTTCTGCCTATCTCATTGGAGAACATGACCTGATTCAAAAAGCGAATGATGATGGTGAACCAAGTGGTACAGCAGGTGTGCCAATGCTTGAAGTGTTAAAAAAACGGAAGCTGAAAGATACAGTCGTAGTAGTCACTCGTTATTTCGGCGGTATTAAGCTAGGCGCCGGTGGTTTGATTCGTGCCTACGGAAAATCTGTATCAGAAGCCATCAACCATGTTGGGATGGTAGAGCGCTGTTTAATGCGTACGATGCACACAACAATAGATTATACATGGCTTGGAAAGGTAGAGAATGAGCTTAGAGCCTCATCTTTTCAGCTAAAAGAAATTCATTATGCAGAAGATGTTATTTTTGAGACGTATGTAGAAGAAACACAAACAGAGCAGTTCATTGAATGGATGACTGAGCTGACAAATGGAAAGAGTGTTACAAAAGAAGGCGAACTGATTTATTTAGAAAAGGACATTGGTCCGATAAAGGAGACAGATGAATGGCACAACGAGTAA